The nucleotide window CATTGGGGTCCCCATTTTCAACCTCAATCTGATTGCACTTGCCCAGGTTTTTTATGATGATTAAGCTAGAGCGTGCAGTCTCCGCAAAACTGTTCTCCAACAGCCATCCTTCTGATTCAGACTCGGGATCTCCTTGAAGCAGCATGTTCTCCAGAGCTGTTTGCAAGTACCGAACACCAGTGAGGACAGACAGCTGTCATTTTAGAGAGAGAATATGGACAATGAGGCTGTTTTACACAGGTTAGTTTGATAGTGgaaaaacaggtgagaactgctacatctcatctcattatctctagccgctttatcctgttctacagggtcgcaggcaagctggagcctatcccagctgactacgggcgaaagaactGCTACGTGTTAATGgtattatacagggtgttttcaaacaatttgatataatttcacaatctaataactttgccaatttttgctcaattgacctcaaattttaacagcaggtgtggaaacaggtcaaaatctcatctcattatctctagccgctttctccttctacagggtcgcaggcaagctggagcctatcccagctgactacgggcgaaaggcggggtacaccctggacaagtcgccaggtcatcgcagggctgacacatagacacggacaaccattcacactcacattcacacctacggtcaatttagagtcaccagttaacctaacctgcatgtctttggactgtgggggaaactggagcacccggaggaaacccacacggacacggggagaacatgcaaactccacacagaaaggcccccgccggccccggggctcgaacccaggaccttcttgctgtgaggcgacagtgctaaccactacaccaccgtgccgcccacaggtcaaaatgttatgtttaatgtttttacatatagaatgccattcactggaaaagaaaaggcgttttgtgtgttagagtacactcgaacacaatCGAACAAGACTgcacagcgtgcatttatgagagaattctttaaaaatgcaccaactgcaacgcagatttggacatggcacaaaaagttcaaagacgaaggctgtctgtgtgtcgtgtctcaggcggcgtgcatattgaaaatttgtgaaatcgttcatggaatccacatacctttttgaatttctcattcaaattttgaggaataaatcttatattgctcaacattaagcctgctcAGTTTCACTTGCCTAGaccatgtagtttctgggatatttacatctcataatatcaaattttttgaaacaccctgtatttttatATGCTAGTAGTTTCATTAACATTTACATAAGATAAATTAATGACATGAGAATCCATTATTTACATGAGACAGACTGAGACAACCTCCTTATAATCCCTGATTGTAAGACCCTGATTTTTCCTTATAAATCACCATATAATCTATACTAAGCCATGAACATACAGTGATAAGGAGGAAAACCATTTAAGGTGGAGTGAACATGCAAGGAAAGCACATGATGCACACTTTTCTTGTTTTTTCAGAGAAAATGTAATCATAAAAAGGTTACTTCAAACACAAaacttaaatttttatttttggtaTTATTCAATATAAGCAAATGCTAACCTCAAACAGCCAGATGAGAAGCACAATAAGGCCGATTGAGTGCATTATGTCGGTGAAGtattccaccaaagcctggtgacaGCCTTTACTCCATAAGTTGAGCTCCTCTGTCTGGTAGTTGTAATTAAAGTGGGCTGAGTTGTTGGTGATTTGATACTGAATGCATGGTCGAGGTGAGTTGATGTTACAGCAACTGAAAGGTACCCCATCAACCAGGTACTTTCCTTCCACGTTGCTGCGTAAACGGCTTCAAAGAAAATGGTCACATAACCAACCAATGTCAAATAAGTCAGACTTTAAGGAAAGCAAGGTTATCCTTAATTTCAATCCTTAAAACATCTTACTTACTCCACCACTTCTCGCTTGGACATGTCCAGGTAACGAGTGCTGATCCACTGAATCTGGAACCAGTCCCTGTGGCCTGCATTACCACAACACTGGAACTGGATCTGCAGCAGGTCAACAGTGCTTTTAAGGAAGCAACGGCCTGGTGTGTCTGTATCTTTATAGTAGCGCATAGCATCTTGTAGGCCCAATGCTAGGGATTCCTTCAGTTCCCCATGCATGGTGTAGCACATTAGGGCACCGACCAGCACACACAGGGTAAAGAAAAATGTGCAAATTATATAAGGAAGCATCACAAGCTTCCAGCGCAAGAACTTGTTGGTGTCTACACAGTCATAGCAAATCTTTCCTCCAACAAAATTAATCACACAAGCTATCAGCCCCACTGCAATTAGCATATCTGGTACAGAATGAACTTCCTGCTTGGTCATTAGCTCTCTCCTCTTGTTGATCTCCACTTTTAGGAAAAGGCCCAGACTGAACAGGATGAGGCCTGTCACCACCGAGatccagttcagcaaccatagaaCCTGGGCAAGCCTGTCCCTCTGGGTTTTAGTGAATCTTACTCGTAGAACAGCCATTGCGGCGACTTTCCTCAGGCTTCAGTTTAGTGAGTGAATTATATTTTGTAGGGTATTTAAAGAGCAAAAAACTGAGGAATTTAAAAATCAGCTGTttttgtggagaaaaaaaaagctaCCAGGAAATATTGGAAGGGACATTAAGCTGAAATATAAGTGGCATTTGTTTCAAAAGCAAGGCATTTTTATCTTGGATTTGCTGGTTGCTCAGTGGTGAGAAATAAACAAATGCTTGATGCAAGCATAATATTCTGTCCAAAAAGATAGATTTTGTATGACCTTTTGGGAGTACACGCATGTGTCTCTCTTTGGGAAGCAGATGTCAGCCTGGTCTGTTATTTCTTCAAGTGACCTGAAAGATGCTCACGTGCTTCCACACAGACAAGAGCAACAGAAAATTCAAGTTAgtttacattttatattttaattttcACTGACGGTTTTTCCCTTTTCAATTTTTATGTGCTTTAATGTATTTCTAACAATTTATCACCATGACAAAGCATATGAAGCTTAAAGACTGGAAACAGTCTAAACATTTTCCAGCTTTATAAAGTGTGCACAACTAAGAACTGACAAATACTACATCAAATGTATTATTTTGCCTTAAAaacaagacacttctgacataaaATCCACAAACCTTCAGCAGAGCAAATCAAAAAGATCTCACATTCATCGACAGACGGACAGAGACACCCCTGCACTTGGACAGACATTCTAAATTAAAACGATCCTTAGAGAATTAGTGGTAGTATAGTAAATACCTTAATACTCACCCAAACATGTCTGCTTCCATCTTGCATAGTTTTTGAGAACACCTTACATATTAGGTTGTTTCTCTAATCTTTATCAGATATTCCCACTTTCATCATCAGCACGTTATGTTGATTGGTCAGAAAAACTGATGTGTCTGTACGATATTGCTACAGGCCCAGGCTCTGTAATCTCCTGTAATACTAATCAGCCCAGTTGGATTTGGCAGAGTACCTTCTGTCACCAATACAAATCTCACTGATGTACTGCAGTATATGCATGTAATGCAAGGAATAGGAGTAGTGCTAGTAAGAGTACAGGAAATGTTCTGAGTTTCCCAACGCACTGTTAATGTCTTGCAGATAATAATGTTTATCGTATGGCGTATATAATTATTTCTCAGCCTATTTTAGCACAATGATTTTCATAAAGTGAGGGTTAAGTCTTTAATTTCTTTTACTA belongs to Neoarius graeffei isolate fNeoGra1 chromosome 11, fNeoGra1.pri, whole genome shotgun sequence and includes:
- the prph2la gene encoding photoreceptor outer segment membrane glycoprotein 2; translation: MAVLRVRFTKTQRDRLAQVLWLLNWISVVTGLILFSLGLFLKVEINKRRELMTKQEVHSVPDMLIAVGLIACVINFVGGKICYDCVDTNKFLRWKLVMLPYIICTFFFTLCVLVGALMCYTMHGELKESLALGLQDAMRYYKDTDTPGRCFLKSTVDLLQIQFQCCGNAGHRDWFQIQWISTRYLDMSKREVVDRLRSNVEGKYLVDGVPFSCCNINSPRPCIQYQITNNSAHFNYNYQTEELNLWSKGCHQALVEYFTDIMHSIGLIVLLIWLFELSVLTGVRYLQTALENMLLQGDPESESEGWLLENSFAETARSSLIIIKNLGKCNQIEVENGDPNVNRPSTAHYGPDNVPPKQMPVAS